The genomic DNA TTTGCACAAGAGCAAACAGGTAATAAAATGGCTCAGAACCTACGCTCACCCtttgctctggggctgggctggagatAGGAAGGGCCAGGAACTCTGCAGAGTGTGGGGCTGGATTAAGACAACGCCAGGCCCTGGGTTCTTCCTGACATGGGGCCCCCATAGACCTGCCCCCTAGCCATTGGAGTAGCAATGGTAGagtccttcccttcctcttcTAGAGAGACAGGGCCAGCACATGGGCCTCCTCTACCCCCAGAAAGCTTGGGGCATCAACAAGGATTTTCCCCTTCATCCTCACTTCTTCCCTCAGCAGCGGGGTGTTGGTTGTAGAGATATGTTTGTGCAGGAATATAATTTTCAAAGGTCAGTATTAGAGGGACAGTATTATGAATTTTGAGCTAGCACCTGGAAGCAGGGCCCAGTAGAACACAGTGTAGCTGTGCAGAGCAGTTCCCAACAGACGCTCTctagtttgttttaaataaaagatttatTCCTTTCTTACACACTGGTTTGTTGTTTAATGAATCCCGAGATCTTGGTGTCAGAAGTGCTGTCTGAGAAAGAGACTGCAGAAGTCATTTTGAGGTTAATTCCTGTGTTTGAAACTGAAAGCCGAGGCAAGCAGAGCAGGTAAAGCAGGAAACAGAGAAGAAATAAAAGGTTTTATATGTTTTACGAGCACAATAATAGCCAGACTAGCTTAAGAAGGGAACAAAGTTAAAAATGGATGTGTCACAACCTCCATCCAGTCTGCGATTTTCAGGCAATGTAGCAGAGACATTCCAACAGAGATTTGAATTGTATTTAGCAGCCACAGAGGCAGAGGAGGAAAGTGACAAAGTGAAATCatcagtgacaggtttcagaatggtagccgtTTTAGTCTGTATCGGCcagaacaatgaggagtccttgttgtttttgctgaaattaTCAATGTTCTTCCATGTTTTGGGGGAGAAAACACTGGATATTCATGACACCTTTAAGTTTGAAGAACATTGCATGCCAAAAAGGAATGAGACTTTTGAGAGACACCAATTTTTTacctgtaagcagggtctgaatgaatgtttccttgacagctagctgggagtgggagagacTTTGGGTGTGTTGATGTAAATACAGTTTGATCCTGCTCTGCTCACATATTCAGCAGATAGAGCGGTGTCAAgtaatcaactttggctggtgttgggtacaaATCAGTTTAGTACTGAATGTAGGGGTAGGGAAATATGGTTaccaatgttgtaattattgtgGGAGTACAGGAAAGCTGGACCGTGCTTAACTTGTCCCAAATGAGGGGTTCACCCTCAGTTGAAAGAACCTCATTAAGCCAGAGGTTCAAATGGCAGAGCCCTAGGAAAAAAGAGCTGAGGACCCATGTCTTAGCTGGGAgactgcaaacccttcccaagaGTTCTCCCTAGGCTGATTTAACCTATTTGTCtcctctcttctcttcttccctctccccccccacccccacgctaTTCAAAGAAAAAGCTAAATAAGCTTCATTAGGCACCTCTTTGTTATGTTAAAGAGCTGAAACCAGTTTTGGTAGGACTATGTACTGCCCTGCTGGCTAAGAGCTAGAACTCACTCgagatggggcagtgtttctgctcAGCCTGAAAAGACATCATCTGGGGGCCAACAAAGTGGGGGAATAGTTGTAGACTGTGGGAAGACTTGGATGCAACTTGAGCAGCAACTTTGAAACTAAAAAGGGAGACATGTTTTCAGGGTAACAGAACTGACTTTTGTTCAAGATATTATTTCCAATGAAGGCGTAAAACCTGATAAGAGGAGGATGTCAGCCATTGAAATGATGCCACATCCCCAGTCAAGGATAATGACTAATGATTCCTGGGAATAGTTAATCATCTTGGAAAATTCATACTAGGGCTGTCTAGTTATTTAAAAAAGTAATCACtgttaatcacatgattaaaaaCATAATAATgctattaattttaattaatgattatgaataataatattaatttccattacaacacagaatacaaagtgtacagtactcactatatttatttttattacaaatatttgcactgtaaaaacaaaaaatgtatttttcaattaatctcataCAAGTAATgtcatgcaatctctttatcatgaaagttgaacttacaaatgtagaattatgtacaaaaaactgtgttcaaaaataaaacaatgtaaaactttagagcatacaagtcaactcagtcctacttcttgttcagccagtctctcagacaaataagataatgctgcccacttcttgtttacaatgtcacctgaaagtgagaacaggcgttcataTGGCACTGTTGTCTCTGGTGTTGTAAGagatttatgtgccagatgcactaaaggttcatatgtcccttcatgcttcaaccaccattcagaggacatgcatccatgctaatgatagggttctgctcaataacgattcAAAGCActgtggactgatgcatgttcattttcatcatctgagtcagatgccaccatcaGAAGGTTGATTTActtttttggtgatttgggttctgtagtttccacatcagaatgttgctcttttaagacttctgaaaacatgctccacaccttgtacctctcaggccttggctacacttgagagttacagcgctgttggtggctttatagcgctgtaactcactccctgtccacactggcaaggcacatagagcgctgTATCTctgtggctacagcgctgcttgtactccacctccctgagaggaatAAAGAGCATAGCGTTGCTCCTGCAgcactggggtgccagtgtaaacaggaaataatcttagtacgctgtgactgacctctggaagcttcccataatccttttaagtaaaggttccactctttgttttgtcgtgaactccgggctcccggagctgcttatcaaaaaacaaaacacagctcctgtttgcagtgaatgagcagaggcaggggggcttcctttggaatgcccacagctagtgtatgcttgaagagagggggagggagggggcttgaggagagaagcagcatgcGGGAGGGAGGCGGGTGTCCATTTCAGAGTGGCTGCTTAtatggtctgtgaggaaaaaacagATGCTATTTgttttcagtgagtgagagggggtgagggagggggtcggaacttgcaaggcagctgctgacacaatGTCGGCTccaaaaccccactctctctctctccctcatgcTCCCAGTCACACTCCACTCCAACGCCCCCTTTTGAAAatcatgttgcagccacttgaacgctgggatagctgcccataatgcacccttcccaatgccgctgcagatgctgcaaatgtggccacaacagtgcgctgtcagctgtcagtgtggacagactgcagtgctttccctactcagctgtacaaagacaggtttaactcccagcgctgtacagctgcaagtatagccataccctcagattttggaaggcacttctgattctttagccttgggtcaagtgctgtagctatttttagaaatgtcacaatggtaccttctttaagttttgtcaaatttgcaatgaaagtattcttaaaacaaacgtgctgggtcatcatccaagactactatactatgaaatatatgtcagaatgcatgtaaaacagaacaggagacatgcaattctcccccaaggaattcagtcaaatttaattaacacattaaagACACATGGAGATCACTTAGACAGATTAATGACTCTGCTCAACAGTCTTAGCTAAGAGCCACTTACCTGTTAATTTATGCAGTAgcagctcatgcactaagctcctgaAGTCCCCCATTCGATCCTGCCCTCTGACAGCCAGAGTCTGTTGTTGATACACTGGGTCACCATccaagattgctataacatgaaatatatatcagaatgtgggtaaaacagaacaggaggcatacaattctcccccaaggagttcagttacaaatgtaattaaaacatttttttttaacgagcatcatcagcatggaagcacgtcctctggaatggtggctgaagcatgtaggggcatacaaatgtttagcatatctggcacgtaaataccttgcaatgacaACTACAAAACtgtcatgtgaacacctgttctcactttcaggtgacattgttaataaaaagcgggcagcattatctcccagaaatataaacaaacttcatTCTCTTAGCTATTGACTGAACAAGATATcagattgagtggacttgtaggcgctaaagttttacattgttttgtttttgagtgcagttatgtaacaaaaaatctacatttttaaattgcactttcatgataaagagattgcactacacttGTATGAGAtgtattgaaaaatactatttcttttgtttgttatttttacattgcaaacatttgtaataaaaaataaagtgagcactgtatattttgtattctgttgcaactgaaatcaatgtatttgaaaatgtagaaaaacatccaaacgtatttaatacatttcaattggtattctattgtttaacagtgcaattaaaactgtgataaatgattaattttttgagttaattgtgtgaattaactaattaatcaacagccctaattcaTACCTAATCTACAAAAACATCAGTTTTGAGGCAACTCCTAGAAAATAAATATCAGTGGTACTGGGGTGAAGAACGGGAGGAATCATGGGAAGTTTTGAAACAACAACTGATACAAGAGCGGGTGTTGCAGTTCTATGCTCCAGGCAGCCCTATTAAAATTTGAACAGATGCTTCACAGTCTGGGATAGGTGCAGTTAGTTTACAGTAGCATGAGGATTGTTGGCAACCAGTGGCATACAGATCCAAATCACTGACTGAGACTTTAGAGATAGAGTTGCAAGCCTATGTAGATCTGATTGATTGAAATGTAAATTCAAGTACTGAACAGGAAACTGCAACAAATAAGAGAGGAAATGGAGAAAGATGAATTAATGGAGATCCTTAAAGAAGTGATAATTAAACGGTGTCCTGGAGAAATAAACAGCTGCTGTCCAAGTATGAGAGACTATTGGAGTTGCAGACATGAACTAACTGTGATAGATGGGATAGTAGGTTACTATAATAGTAATAGTATAGTATGTAATAGTAAGTCAGTGACAGCTGACATGAAAGGAATCTGCTCCAGATGTagaattccagatgaagtctttaGAAATAAGAGGCCGCAATTTTCCAATGCAGATTTTGAGCAATTTGCCATAGATTGAGATTTTCATCACAAAACATCAAGTCCAAATTACTCCCAATCGAATGGACAGGTGGAAAGGCCTATACAGATGGTAAAGAACCGTATGAAAAAGACTTTCAAGGGTGGGGTTGATTTGCATAAATCTATTGGCTTACCAAAATACATCTCTGGAAAATGGCTCTTCTCTAGCACAGCTATTAATGGGAAGAAGGATCAGATCTAATTTACTAATCATGGATAATTTGCTGAAATTGCATCATAATGAATCCATATAGAAGATAAACGAAAATCAGAAgtggaagcagaaatattattttggCCTGTGATCTTCCATCTCTTAACCCAGTTGATGGAGTGTACCTGGGGAATCACGTCTCTAATACTTGGGGCCAAGGGATTGCCATTAAAGAACAGCTGCATTCAAAATCTTTTGTAGCCCAAGCAGACCAAGGGAACATATTTTGATGTAATTGAAGGGATCTAAGAGAAATCACAGAAAGCTCCAAAACATTGACAGTAGATGTGGACGCTGGCATTTCCCAATCGACTGGTCATTTATCATCAATGGACAAAGGAGAAACTGGCAAGCAAGAAGAGAACAACTAAGACGGTACTGAAAGGCTGATACTGAGAAGATCAGAGAGGGTGATTAAACACCTCGAAAGACTGAGAGATGTGCTAACCTGCCTGGAGAAGGGGTATTTGAGGAAAGTGAGTGGTAAAAACTCACTCCAGAGTGAAATGCTGGTAACCTTTCCTCTCTAAGTCATTGACATATTAGGGTTATGGAAATTTACTTAGCTGGATGGAGAATTTAATGTAAGTGTTATTAGATAGTTAGCTCTTATGTACACACATATAAACGGCTAATGGGTCTTTTTAAAGAGGGAAGATGTAGAGATATGTTTGTGCCAAATTGTAATTTAGAGATGCTCCCTCATAAGAGACAGTATTATGAATATAGGAATTTTGAGCCGTGTCTGGAAGCAGGGTGGCGGACAGTGCACAGCACATCATCACAAATATGCTCTAGTTTGTTTATAATAAAAGTTATATTCCTCTCTCATTCACTGCTTTTTGTTTAGTGAATCCCAAGATCATTACAGAGGTGCTTAGTGGGGGATGGGTCCCCAGAGCTTTCCCCCGTTTACACACACAATCCTTGCTAGATGGGGTTGGCAGCCTCCACACAGCAGTGGGGCAGGCTGTAAACCTCTGCTGCACCCTGcaaccctgtgcaccccaacccactgctctgagccccctgcctgcaccttgcagccctcctacaccccagctacctaccctgagccccctcatacacttcgcacccctccttcaccccaaccccctgccttgagccctctgcctgcacatcACAACCTTCCTAtagcccaactccctgccctgacccctgtcGTACACTTTGCACCCCTCTTgcgctccaaccccctgccctgagcccccttccacagtctgaaccccttctgcacccctgccctgagcccccttctgcaccccaaccccctgccctgagccccctcatacaccccacacccctcctctgccccaatcctttactctgagccccttcctgcacacctcaccccctcccatgccccacactccctcccgcaccccaaccccctgccccggccctgcatacaatttctctacccagatgtggccctcggctcaaaaagtttgcccactcctgagtTAGATAATCCGGAACAATAACACAGAAGGACTCAAAACAGAGagggacaaagcaggctgctctctaACGCAGAGAGGCCAAGGTCATCCCACTTTCCTTTAGGCTGCTCTGTGTACAACTGCCTGCTGCTGGACTCAGATCACACATTtccctactgagccccctgcctgcgagcaggaccaggaaaacccCCATTCACAGTGACAGTTTACAGTTCCAATACAGTTTTCAATGCACCAGGAACATGATGGGTGGACTTGGAGGGAACTGGAAGTGAAACAGAATTAGATTCAcaaatgttaaggccagaagaccCCATTGTGTCCATCCAGTCTGACCCTCTGTACACAGGCCGGAGAACTGGAGGCAGGAGGCCTGAGGCTTTGAGCAAAGCTGTGATGGACCCTGCTGACCCCCAAAGTGTATCTTGCAATGTCTACTGATGTGATCTGTGATGGTGTTCCAGTGATATCAAGGGCAGGGGAGTGGGTATCTGATAGTGCCCACTGGTGTCTGTGACAGCCACTGCCCTGTCACTTGGCAGTGTCACTTACAAAGGCGGGTGGCTTCCGGCCAAGCTGACCCCGTCAAAAGGTGCCCAGATGTCATCCACTGTCCAGGGTGTGAGACGGGTCCCCTCTGGGTCTGATCCACACAGCATGTGAGTCTGTCACAGCCCCAGCCACAcagcctggctctttagctcacgCTGTAGAGCCCTATGCAGTGAGCTGTGGAGAGCCCCTGGTCACACATCTGCTGTGTTGTCCCAGGTGGAGGCAGGCACAGAGCAGGCCCCTTCTGCAGGGGGGACAGCGGTGTGGGTACCACTGGGGTTACCTGTAAGtggccctgctctgctgcaggctCACCCTGCACTGGTATCAGGGGGCACCTGCACCAATGGATGGTCAGAGAACCGACAAGGGGAGGAAATGGGGGTGGATACACAGCACTTCCTGAGGGTGGAAATTCCTAGTGCCATGCCTGGGCAGGAAACAGAGCAACCTGGGAGGGGTGAAATCCTCTCCTGTCCCTGGGGAGATGCTctgcctgggagcagagtgggtcaGGTCCGGCGATGGATGGGGCATGTTTCCTGCACTGCCGGCCCCTCACACAGTCTGGGGAGTGTTAACCATCCTTGCTGTTTCCTCACAGGTCTCTGCCCGGGGTGTCCCCATGGTGATGCAGTGGCGGCTCTGTGTGTACAGCCTGAGGATTCTCCTCCTGGCACCATGTTCTCTCTCTGGTAAAAATGTTTGAATCCCAATTATTTCTTTCTCTATTCCCCATGTACACTGCCCTCTGCAGGGCCGGGGTCGGGGCATCAGAGGCTcaatgaccccccccccacacacacacacacactcctcgaCTGCCATAGTCCTGTAGAGGTCAGGCCCAGGAagctgtggggaagggatgaTGTTGGGGTGACAGGGGCATATCCTAGCGGTAGTCGGCAGGATTGTTGGATCTTGCATCAAGTCactcagctcctgctgcccctgagagaggatcccagagccccctgacaCTGATCCCTTCCTGTCTTGCCATGGGACCCAAAGGCACCACTGGGAACCTGGATTCTTATGGCCTGCAAGGCTGAGATCTTCCCAGCTGCCTGAGGGATTGGGAAGCCCAGTTCCCATTAGCATTAGCTGCAGCGTTGCCCAAACCTTCAAACGCCAGGTGTCAGGCCTCAAAAATCAGAAGATTGACTAAACAAgcataagatttaaaaaacaaagggaaaaaaaatcaccttttggGGTTTTCTTATTTCTCTTGTTTTTTGAACCTTTGGTCAAATTCGAGTcaagttttaaatattttctcttcAACCACTAAAGCTAGAAactgacttttattttaaatgaaagctgagattctcacagaaacacatgcctccaggagctggggctttatgaaaAACACTTAGTAGCCCAAGAGCTGGGAATGCTGGTATCAATATCTCTgtggtggctttgaaaatctcaccctaatCCCTCCCTCTGTAGCCAGTATCAGGTGCTGCAGCTCCACAGTAATTCTTCTAAATGCTGCATGGTGTGACAAATGACCGTGGAGATCCTTCAGAAACTGCTTTGTTACAGACATAACTCACCTTCAGATGATTAATTCCCACCAGACACCAATACTGAGAACAGTAACTCTCTATCTGAGCCAGTTTCTGTTTCAGGTACTGAGTCCATGGAAGGGACATTCATTGTCCCAAAGGGCCATCAAAGACCTGATACCCTCGGGCCAGGCAGAAGCCCTCTGAGGTGGCTTCTCAGCAGTCATTGTGGGGCTATGTGGATCAGAAATGCGTTCATCAAAGAAGTTGCTTGCAGTGGAAAGAACTCATAACTGGGTGCAATGGGGCTGTGCAGGGTGCTATGAATTGGCAGGTGGCTTCCCACTGGGGCCACCCCTTGCTAATAGAATGTAGATAGATTGCAAAACAGGCACCTTTGGAGGAGTTTCTGGGGGATTGTAGGACAGCAATCGAGGACTAGCTTGTGTCAGCTGTAGTCTGGCTGCACTGCCCTGCATTCACACTGAGGGCACACTACACAACACCCCAAGTCGATATAACTTACATtgctctcctgttggcacagtgcatcttcaccagatgtgctagaGTGGCGCACCTCTATCAGTGCAGCTATGCTGATGTAGCGCCGTAGGGTAGACTTGCCCGGAGAGTAACTCAGTTGAACTACGTGTGACTCATGATTGAAGGAATTTTGTATTTAGCTCAGTGACGTCCATTCCTCTCACTCACTTTATGTCTGTAACTGGTGGGCCCTGGCTTAGAGATGCCCTCTCCTCTTTCCTCTCAGTCACTCTGCTCCTGGGGTTTTCTGTTCCAGAGAAGTTCTCCCTGGTTGGCTCCCTGCACCCCGTGGTGGGGGTAGTTGGCCGGGATGTGGTGTTACCCTGCCAGCTCTctcccccggcccggctgcccagcatggaagtgcgGTGGAGGAAAATTGGATCAGGATTTATCCCAGTTCACGAGTACTCAGATGATGGTCCCCAGGACATGTCGGGGGAGAGTTATCAGACCCGGACGGAGCTGTTCCTGCAGGAATTCAGCAGCGGGAACGTCTCCCTGAAGCTGAAACGGCTCCTAGTGGTGGATGCTGGGAAATACCAGTGCTTTGTGAGGAACCCAGAGTGGAGCCGTGAAGCCACCACTGAGTTACAGGTCGCAGGTGAGACATGGCACTAagggtcactgtgtgtctgggcagccaGAGCCTCCTCTGACACTAGGTCTgcccccaaactgagcccagcaTGGCAGTAGGGTcctgagctgcaggaagtggtgtccAGGACTCTGTAGGGGACGCTCTTCTCTCACACTCAGCGCTGACCCCATTGTGGTGCTAGCAGGATCAGTGCTGCATTAAACAATCTCTTTTCAATGAGACAGAGAGCTACAGCACTCCGTACTCATGCTCATGGTGATGCTGTTCGAGGGAGTGGGACCTTTACCCCCATGTTTTGCCCAAATCCCAGCTCAGGTGATAATTATGTTTGGTCTCCATGAAACTCCCCCTGCGGTTTCCAAGGGCTGGGATGTTGCTTGTTTTTTCCTGGGCACTGACCCCATGTTCAGTGCTGCACAAGGGCAATGGAAGGGATGGTCTCTGCCCATTTAGCTCACTGagagtatggctacacttgcagctgtacagcgctgctgtgggagtgctcccgcggcagcgctttaaagtgtgagtgtggtcgtggcgccagcactgggagagagctcttccagcggtgcacgtactccacctccccatggggattagcttacagcactgagcaagaaagttgcagcgctgtaaagcgccagtgtagccaaggcctgagtaaCCTAGCCCCAGACAATACAGTTCAGAAATGTCAAGCCCCAGGTgagtctccctcctccctccgcaataATGCAGAGCATAGAGGTTGTTTTAAATCATCTCCCATCTTTGGTGGCTCCTAGTCCAAAGATTCTGCAGGACATGTGCGCTTTTAGGGAGAGATTTGTGTGCAGAACTGGGAGAGGAAAATTCAAGCATGAGTATGGCTTGGCTTGGGGCACTGTTATCAGTGTGAGAGAAGGACACTAGAGGGAACAGTATTTAGGAGGGTGGCATAGGAGAAGTTCAAGCAGTGATGTAGGTGGGGTCACCATCTCTCACTTCCTGCTCTGTACTGAAGGGATCCTGACAGCTGCTGggctccaccccagaagtggctgcatttcatcaTCAGGTCCAGAAATCTCTGTGAACAATTCCTCTCTTAGGCTGCAGAAAACAGTGGAGAGAAAGTCctacaatggctattagccaggattggcaggaATGGTTttgctagcctctgtttgcctgaagctgggaatgggtgacaggagaagGATCACTTGACGATTTCCTGTTGTGCTTATTCCCTCTAaagtatctggcattggccactgtcgagggacaggatactggattagatggacctttggtctgacccagtatggttggtcttatgttcttacgtaGTGCTCTATGGAAATGCAAGATTATATTATTTAATTTCCCCAGTCATCAGTATGAGGGACCCAGGGAGGCTTTGCACATAGGCGAATGGAGCTTTCCAGCCCTTATACCCAGAGGTAGCTGGGGAATCACAAGGTGCTACCAAAGACATGATTTCCTGATACGCGCACTCTCTGTCTTTCCTGCAGCTGTGGCTCCAGTGTTCATTGATGTGCTGGGCCCCCGGGACCAGGGGATTGGACTGGCCTGTAGATCCACAGGCTGGTTCCCCAAACCCGAACTCCAGTGGGTTGGAAAGAACTGGCAGAACCTGTCGATGGAGATTGTGACCAGCATGACTCAGGACAGAGAGAACCTGTATAGTGTTGTGAGTCACGTCACGGTCACAGAAcgggaagaaaatgaagaaatCAGCTGCATAGTGCGGAATGGCCTGCTGGAGACTGTGCAACAATCTGCCATTCACCTCTCAGGTCAGTCCCCCCATGCAGAAGAACTCATcatgggaatgggggaggggcactgggtcTCTTGGGAATTGCACTTGGCTAGGGCCTATTTCTCATACTGAGACAGGAACTGTCCTTCTAACCTGTTCTGTGGGGCCATTAGTAATGGAGGTTTCTGTTCTCTGGACAAACTACCTGTCAGGAGCTAGGCTGAGTCTTATAACTCAATATCATTCTTTGAGGAGATGAcacatttggttgataaaggtaactgggCAGATCTAATAGACACTGAGTAAtataagggccctaccatcaatcaaaccctaaccccacCTCCTGACCCCTTAAACCCTGCCCACCTGTTACTGGAAGTCCAgccccatgggggtattacttccggggtcaagGTGGACACATGACCAGAAGCAAGGTGtttcatgtgacccctctaagaactcctcccactgccctctaccaatcaggatgggttttgcCCCTGTAGGATTGCCCCAAGAGAaaatttgaccaatcagggggaATTTCGGGGTGGGGTGACCCGTCCAGAAATGGATCATATGAACCCTCTAACAACTCCTCCCACCTCCcgctaccaatcaggaggggtttcagtCACTGgggaccaccccgagaggagatttgaccaatcgggggGGGAGTTTCAGGAAGGGATGACCAG from Mauremys mutica isolate MM-2020 ecotype Southern chromosome 15, ASM2049712v1, whole genome shotgun sequence includes the following:
- the LOC123350547 gene encoding butyrophilin subfamily 3 member A2-like encodes the protein MVMQWRLCVYSLRILLLAPCSLSEKFSLVGSLHPVVGVVGRDVVLPCQLSPPARLPSMEVRWRKIGSGFIPVHEYSDDGPQDMSGESYQTRTELFLQEFSSGNVSLKLKRLLVVDAGKYQCFVRNPEWSREATTELQVAAVAPVFIDVLGPRDQGIGLACRSTGWFPKPELQWVGKNWQNLSMEIVTSMTQDRENLYSVVSHVTVTEREENEEISCIVRNGLLETVQQSAIHLSGDVFPRVSPWLAAFWVMFTLVLIAAGVCAYLGYAAKRKASQKKRSKCETLINLETEKKTWESEYQELRETTDVERKTIESECQELRKKLDAERKAFEAECQELRKKLDAERKAFEAECSKLRERIESQEKENKKLKSECGKLRKTIAQTTRRCSPQHYGHFYAQPAVEKDEQGVRV